In one window of Miscanthus floridulus cultivar M001 chromosome 12, ASM1932011v1, whole genome shotgun sequence DNA:
- the LOC136497552 gene encoding MADS-box transcription factor 26-like produces the protein MARGKVQMRRIENPVHRQVTFCKRRMGLLKKAKELSVLCDANIGVIVISPHGKIYDLATNGNMQGLIERYRRTYSEMHGESSNHNKTQIIKQEVLALTHEIDLLQKGFRYMHGENGENDINHMNLDKLQTLENNLEMWVNNIRSQKMQIISREIEMLRNKEAMLQTVNGVLQERIIEQNGIINFSNTAMTPQAPFPLTMERNYYL, from the exons ATGGCTCGTGGTAAGGTTCAGATGAGGAGGATAGAAAACCCGGTGCACCGGCAGGTCACCTTCTGCAAGCGGCGAATGGGCCTGCTGAAGAAAGCTAAGGAGTTATCTGTTCTATGTGATGCTAATATCGGTGTCATCGTGATCTCCCCTCATGGCAAGATTTATGACTTAGCCACCAATGG GAACATGCAAGGTTTGATCGAGAGGTACAGGAGAACCTATTCAGAAATGCACGGTGAAAGTAGCAACCACAACAAAACTCAG ATAATAAAACAAGAGGTGTTAGCGTTAACACATGAAATTGATTTGCTTCAAAAGGGGTTCAG GTACATGCATGGAGAGAATGGAGAGAATGATATAAACCACATGAATCTTGACAAGCTCCAAACCCTTGAAAATAATCTTGAAATGTGGGTAAATAACATTCGCTCCCAGAAG ATGCAGATCATCTCTAGGGAGATTGAGATGCTCAGGAACAAG GAAGCCATGCTGCAGACCGTCAATGGCGTGCTTCAGGAAAGG ATAATTGAGCAGAATGGGATTATAAATTTCAGCAACACGGCGATGACACCGCAAGCACCGTTCCCGCTAACCATGGAGAGAAACTACTATTTGTAG